In Desulfobacterales bacterium, the following are encoded in one genomic region:
- a CDS encoding SAM-dependent methyltransferase: MIPFSSIGKWIMTAVTGLLILSAGAVPQVRAEATAPTHLYLVSIGSGDPDNITLRAVNTIKASDIIFCGERDRKKFPDLLQGKEIHDTGFGIFGVYGKTAEQAKGNKRFNYEEKMKQFNEISAIIREAVAKGKTVSVLDSGDPTIYGPNMWYMEAFEDLKPKIIPGISCFNAANAALGKGVTSGKKAHSVILTASFGREDYDGPDSIENLARHQATMAFFTMFLNIPEVVKQLRTHYPPDTPIAIVRHAGYREKEQVIRATLDTILDAVKEENKDFEYMIYVGDFLTRRFNSGS, translated from the coding sequence ATGATACCCTTTTCTTCCATTGGAAAATGGATAATGACGGCAGTTACAGGCTTACTCATCCTATCGGCGGGCGCTGTTCCCCAGGTTCGGGCCGAAGCGACGGCACCTACGCATCTGTATTTGGTCAGTATCGGAAGTGGTGACCCGGATAATATCACGCTGCGTGCCGTGAACACCATCAAGGCATCGGACATCATCTTTTGCGGTGAGCGGGACCGGAAAAAATTTCCGGATCTGCTGCAGGGAAAGGAAATTCATGACACCGGATTTGGTATTTTCGGCGTTTACGGAAAAACCGCGGAACAGGCCAAAGGCAACAAGCGCTTCAACTATGAAGAAAAAATGAAGCAGTTTAACGAGATTTCCGCCATCATTCGCGAGGCCGTAGCGAAAGGCAAAACCGTTTCCGTTCTGGATAGCGGGGATCCTACCATTTACGGGCCGAATATGTGGTACATGGAGGCCTTTGAAGATTTAAAGCCGAAGATAATCCCCGGGATAAGCTGCTTTAATGCCGCCAATGCAGCCCTGGGAAAGGGTGTGACCTCGGGGAAAAAGGCCCATTCGGTGATTCTGACCGCTTCTTTCGGCCGTGAAGATTACGACGGCCCGGACAGCATCGAGAACCTGGCCCGGCATCAGGCGACCATGGCCTTTTTCACGATGTTTTTAAATATTCCGGAAGTGGTCAAGCAATTAAGGACCCATTATCCGCCGGACACTCCCATTGCCATCGTGCGGCATGCCGGGTATCGGGAAAAGGAGCAGGTAATTCGTGCTACCCTTGATACGATCCTCGACGCCGTCAAGGAAGAAAACAAGGATTTTGAATACATGATCTATGTGGGGGATTTTCTCACCAGGCGGTTTAATAGTGGTTCGTGA
- a CDS encoding DUF4198 domain-containing protein yields MKAKIRIIMVIATLSLMVICQSAMAHNLWLNPDNYYPQVGSTVTIGIGWGHKYPADRVDQEVKADRVESISAVDPDGLPVALTQTSATFYKLSIKKAGAYQILAGIKPGFFTMTAEGRKWGDKKSVENPIKCTNFHIEAKTVIMAGGTDKNLGYFTGNSLEMIPLTNLQTAGKGDKLAVRVLFDGKPLPNASVKATYAGFESQDMASHGAVQKNAKAGADEKAGKSGKPPVKRFPVETVTDESGEAVVPLDRSGYWMILLSHKPPFADTQICDEHMYHMAFTLEIGATP; encoded by the coding sequence ATGAAAGCCAAAATCCGCATCATTATGGTTATTGCCACCTTGTCGTTGATGGTGATTTGCCAATCCGCCATGGCTCACAACCTATGGCTCAATCCCGATAATTACTACCCGCAGGTCGGCTCCACCGTGACGATCGGTATCGGCTGGGGACACAAATACCCCGCTGACCGGGTAGATCAGGAAGTTAAGGCGGATCGCGTGGAATCCATCAGCGCGGTGGACCCCGACGGCCTGCCGGTAGCCCTGACCCAGACATCGGCCACGTTCTACAAACTTTCCATTAAAAAAGCGGGGGCCTATCAGATCCTCGCCGGAATCAAACCCGGCTTTTTCACGATGACGGCCGAGGGTAGAAAATGGGGTGATAAAAAGTCGGTTGAAAACCCCATCAAATGCACCAATTTTCATATCGAGGCCAAAACGGTGATCATGGCCGGCGGAACGGATAAGAATCTCGGCTATTTCACCGGGAATTCCCTGGAGATGATTCCGCTGACCAACCTTCAAACGGCGGGAAAAGGCGACAAACTCGCCGTCAGGGTGCTGTTCGACGGGAAACCACTCCCCAATGCTTCCGTAAAGGCCACCTATGCGGGTTTTGAAAGCCAGGACATGGCGTCGCACGGGGCCGTCCAAAAGAATGCCAAAGCCGGCGCCGACGAGAAGGCGGGCAAAAGCGGCAAGCCCCCGGTCAAACGGTTTCCGGTGGAAACCGTTACCGACGAATCCGGAGAGGCTGTGGTTCCATTGGATCGATCGGGTTACTGGATGATTCTGCTGTCCCATAAGCCGCCTTTCGCGGATACACAGATTTGCGATGAACATATGTATCATATGGCCTTTACCTTGGAAATCGGGGCAACCCCCTGA
- a CDS encoding TonB-dependent receptor plug domain-containing protein has protein sequence MKRMGILLLWLSCFSVMLVSSPKASEIQPDEGVQQLEDVLVKDKTGAPGISLTPARTLIEVDAFSSIGVPNSILDVLKTQAAIDFRGESDLDPGIDSIYLRGFESQRFVTALDNLTVQKTGGRKSTNIVDYSLLPAFLIDKIEILPGPHSAMYDGKAIGGVLNFISRAPRRRESIKPELNFSTGYSAYDTFISNTSVSGGITVFTYDLSYRKYETDGYLRNNEIDQDTVYGRFGVVLPSDGFVTISASYSDVDRLAPVHNPASDGTDYDPDYPQTIGGLFDPYQQPTWDSLSKNYRLNYEQSLPVGRLTLGAYYGRDNRDRAYYANRTATAKTHMDTDWWQQGGKIQDEIRWSSDHSTIVGYDAVRMYDDGLNDSKTKRIDKNGTFLQHRWQLLPSLDVKLGARYEDLNIWITNNGLVERHFDGFMPKSFATWKLDGLASWLRDSSLSAGVSRIWHGPDAHGIYNPQGRPLGLNLDPEHGIGYDLIFSRRLWRDIAFKIDYSFYEIEDFIASSVNVEQVDRKGVDLELGGYLTDALSFYLTYAWQDLKNKGDEVVGATNVDQRAEHRIGAGLRYALFENTELQLDYAYQSDEITEIWEDEILIGEQEIDAYHVVDFGVSQTLFKKAGWLSDGVVSVYVKNLFDEEYYNSTGYPAMDQTFGVSFSMKL, from the coding sequence ATGAAACGGATGGGTATTCTTTTATTGTGGTTGAGTTGTTTCTCGGTAATGCTTGTATCCAGCCCAAAGGCATCCGAGATTCAACCGGATGAGGGGGTGCAACAATTAGAGGACGTATTGGTCAAGGATAAAACCGGCGCGCCTGGCATTTCGCTGACCCCCGCCAGGACCCTGATCGAGGTGGACGCCTTTTCCAGCATCGGCGTTCCCAACAGTATTCTGGATGTGCTGAAAACGCAGGCGGCCATCGACTTTCGGGGAGAATCGGACTTGGACCCCGGCATTGACAGCATCTATCTGCGGGGGTTTGAAAGTCAACGGTTTGTCACGGCCCTGGACAATCTTACTGTCCAGAAAACCGGCGGTCGAAAATCCACCAATATTGTTGACTATAGCCTCTTGCCCGCCTTTTTGATCGATAAAATCGAAATTCTGCCCGGCCCGCATTCGGCCATGTACGATGGAAAGGCCATTGGTGGCGTGCTCAATTTCATCAGCCGCGCGCCCCGGCGCAGGGAGAGCATCAAGCCGGAACTCAATTTTAGCACCGGCTACAGCGCTTACGATACTTTTATCAGTAACACCTCGGTGAGCGGCGGCATCACGGTCTTCACTTATGATCTATCCTATCGGAAATACGAGACCGACGGCTACTTGCGTAACAACGAGATCGACCAAGACACCGTTTACGGCCGCTTTGGCGTCGTGTTGCCGTCCGACGGCTTTGTGACCATCAGCGCCTCTTATTCCGATGTGGACCGGCTTGCGCCCGTGCATAACCCCGCCAGCGACGGTACCGATTATGACCCGGACTATCCGCAAACCATCGGCGGCTTGTTCGACCCCTATCAGCAACCCACCTGGGACAGTCTATCCAAAAACTACCGCCTCAATTATGAGCAATCTCTGCCCGTCGGTCGACTGACGCTGGGCGCTTATTACGGTCGAGACAATCGTGACCGCGCCTATTACGCCAACCGCACGGCAACGGCAAAAACCCATATGGACACGGACTGGTGGCAGCAGGGCGGTAAAATTCAGGATGAGATTCGCTGGTCATCCGATCATTCGACCATTGTGGGGTATGATGCCGTCCGAATGTATGATGACGGCCTCAACGACAGCAAAACCAAGCGTATCGACAAAAACGGCACTTTCCTTCAGCACCGGTGGCAGCTTCTGCCCTCGCTGGATGTGAAGCTGGGTGCCCGCTACGAGGATCTGAACATATGGATCACCAACAACGGACTGGTCGAGCGGCATTTTGATGGGTTCATGCCCAAATCCTTTGCTACCTGGAAATTGGACGGGCTTGCATCCTGGCTGCGGGATTCCTCCTTGTCCGCGGGCGTCAGCCGTATCTGGCACGGCCCGGACGCGCACGGGATTTACAATCCCCAGGGCCGGCCGCTCGGCCTGAACCTCGATCCCGAGCACGGCATCGGCTACGACCTGATATTTTCCCGCAGGCTATGGCGGGATATCGCCTTTAAAATTGATTACTCCTTTTACGAGATCGAAGATTTCATCGCCAGCAGCGTCAATGTGGAGCAGGTCGATCGCAAGGGGGTGGACTTGGAATTGGGCGGCTATCTGACCGATGCGCTTTCCTTTTACCTGACCTATGCCTGGCAGGATTTAAAGAACAAGGGCGACGAAGTCGTGGGCGCAACCAATGTGGACCAGCGAGCCGAGCACCGCATCGGCGCGGGGTTGCGGTACGCGCTGTTTGAAAACACCGAGTTGCAGCTCGATTATGCCTACCAGAGCGACGAGATCACGGAAATCTGGGAGGATGAGATTCTCATCGGCGAGCAGGAAATTGACGCCTACCATGTGGTTGATTTTGGTGTCAGCCAAACGCTTTTTAAAAAGGCCGGCTGGCTCAGCGACGGGGTGGTAAGCGTTTATGTCAAAAATCTCTTCGATGAAGAATACTACAATTCAACAGGGTATCCGGCCATGGACCAAACCTTCGGCGTCTCGTTCAGCATGAAGCTGTAG
- a CDS encoding tetratricopeptide repeat protein — protein sequence MKPMTIRFQIALITTMLVMAGNGFYLRRAAAATDPNAIPTRARAALSAAIAQMNEKAYDRAIDILKAFQAKAESSDGTGADPNGRHHPEVYFTLGTCYLFKGNYQQAVRNFEETLKKDSGHLSAWLNLAKASYDLGDFSRAAQSYTKAYDAAVNKKPEYLYYSAAAFLMAQQHDRSIEAFQRLFSEHADKIQAEWRENFIHALLTANRPKEALPLIRRMAEQCTDEKKIQWQEILLKQYMQLDMRSEARSYARLLTQEAPTRAKWWKALAHVELQDGKHEPALVALMIYSYLTPLTDQETKLLADLSLQLGIPVKAAPLYEASLRNHYSDRLLQNLMVALQQMGQFEAALNALQQFAPQTEEPNLLMLKADFLYSLSDFKAAAQAYRQVAGMESKQKGRAWLMTGYAALQDGDVPTCRLAFEKAAAFDQHRTAARLAMQRLPKMASEKENTNL from the coding sequence ATGAAGCCCATGACCATACGGTTTCAAATCGCATTGATAACAACGATGCTCGTGATGGCAGGCAACGGCTTTTATTTGCGGCGGGCAGCAGCGGCGACCGATCCGAATGCCATTCCCACGCGGGCTCGTGCAGCGCTTTCAGCCGCGATCGCCCAAATGAATGAAAAAGCCTATGATCGGGCCATTGACATCCTAAAAGCGTTTCAGGCAAAGGCTGAATCTTCTGACGGAACCGGGGCGGATCCCAATGGGCGCCACCATCCGGAAGTCTATTTCACCTTGGGAACCTGCTATCTTTTTAAAGGCAATTATCAGCAGGCCGTGCGAAACTTTGAAGAGACGCTGAAAAAAGATTCGGGTCACCTTTCCGCATGGCTGAATCTGGCCAAAGCCAGCTATGATCTCGGCGATTTTTCCCGGGCAGCGCAAAGTTACACCAAGGCTTATGACGCCGCTGTGAATAAAAAGCCGGAGTATCTTTATTACAGCGCGGCCGCTTTCCTGATGGCGCAGCAGCATGATCGCAGCATCGAAGCCTTTCAACGGCTTTTCAGCGAGCACGCCGATAAGATTCAAGCCGAGTGGCGCGAAAACTTCATTCACGCCCTGCTCACGGCGAACCGCCCGAAAGAGGCGCTACCCCTGATTCGCCGTATGGCCGAACAATGTACCGACGAGAAGAAAATTCAGTGGCAGGAGATTCTGCTTAAGCAGTATATGCAGCTTGATATGCGGTCCGAGGCGCGCAGTTATGCCCGGCTTCTCACTCAAGAGGCGCCCACCCGGGCCAAGTGGTGGAAGGCGCTTGCGCATGTGGAATTGCAGGACGGAAAACACGAGCCCGCGCTGGTTGCGCTGATGATATACAGTTATCTCACCCCCCTGACGGATCAGGAAACGAAACTCTTGGCGGACCTGTCCTTGCAACTGGGCATACCGGTCAAAGCCGCGCCATTGTACGAGGCGAGTTTACGGAACCACTATAGCGACCGGTTGCTGCAAAACCTAATGGTGGCCTTGCAACAAATGGGGCAGTTCGAAGCGGCGCTGAATGCATTGCAACAGTTTGCGCCTCAAACCGAAGAGCCGAATCTGCTCATGCTGAAAGCGGATTTTCTGTACAGTCTTTCTGACTTTAAAGCGGCGGCGCAGGCCTACCGGCAGGTTGCGGGAATGGAATCAAAACAAAAAGGCCGCGCCTGGCTCATGACCGGATACGCCGCGCTTCAGGATGGCGATGTGCCCACCTGCCGCCTCGCCTTTGAGAAAGCGGCCGCCTTTGACCAGCATCGCACGGCTGCCCGGCTCGCGATGCAGAGACTGCCGAAGATGGCCTCTGAGAAGGAGAACACGAATCTGTGA
- a CDS encoding TonB family protein, with protein MKSEELSYLDVMTRRNWVTRMWAAAIALAMNLALFAMMPFLLHRDSAPPAYEEMISQINVIRIKRPDSAVHRKSAKTPEVAPKQDPLTPQPVVQQPVMTKLSLPFEINPRLPAGPTTLNLPPMKPADIDALDVKEPFEAADLDSPMTPLGRVPPVYPMSAKRRGIQGWVKVRILVNELGNVEQVSIEGAKPAGVFDQSVMDCVSSWRFKPGTVEGRPVRAWAETTVRFELE; from the coding sequence GTGAAGAGTGAGGAGTTGAGCTATCTTGACGTGATGACCCGGCGCAACTGGGTTACCCGAATGTGGGCGGCGGCCATTGCATTGGCGATGAACCTGGCGCTTTTTGCCATGATGCCCTTTTTGTTGCATCGAGATTCGGCGCCGCCCGCCTATGAGGAAATGATTTCTCAAATCAACGTCATTCGTATTAAGCGGCCCGACTCGGCGGTGCATCGCAAAAGCGCAAAAACGCCCGAGGTGGCGCCAAAACAGGACCCGTTAACGCCTCAGCCGGTGGTTCAGCAACCGGTCATGACGAAGCTGAGCCTTCCCTTTGAAATCAACCCCCGGCTTCCCGCCGGACCGACCACGCTGAATCTGCCGCCCATGAAACCGGCTGATATCGACGCGTTGGATGTGAAGGAGCCTTTTGAGGCGGCGGATCTGGATAGCCCGATGACGCCCCTGGGCCGTGTTCCACCGGTCTATCCCATGAGCGCCAAACGCCGTGGCATTCAGGGGTGGGTGAAGGTGAGAATCCTGGTCAATGAACTGGGGAATGTGGAACAGGTTTCGATTGAAGGTGCCAAGCCGGCCGGGGTTTTTGATCAAAGCGTGATGGATTGCGTTTCCAGTTGGCGGTTCAAACCGGGTACGGTGGAAGGCCGGCCGGTCAGGGCTTGGGCGGAAACGACGGTTCGATTTGAATTGGAGTAG
- a CDS encoding biopolymer transporter ExbD has product MLNITAARRNKRAVCELNMAPLIDMVFLLLIFFMVTTSFVKETGIDVQRPTAATAVSKAKATIMIAIDSANRIFMDRREIDVRAVRANVERGLAENPEGAVIVVADKTSTTGTAIMVMDGCRIAGAKNVSLAASLPETE; this is encoded by the coding sequence ATGCTGAACATAACCGCTGCCAGACGAAACAAACGCGCCGTTTGCGAGCTGAATATGGCCCCTCTGATCGACATGGTGTTTCTCCTGCTGATTTTTTTTATGGTGACGACCAGTTTTGTGAAGGAGACCGGCATCGATGTGCAGCGGCCGACAGCCGCTACGGCGGTCAGTAAGGCCAAGGCGACCATTATGATCGCCATCGACTCGGCCAACCGAATCTTTATGGACCGCCGGGAGATCGATGTGCGCGCGGTGCGGGCGAACGTGGAGCGCGGCCTGGCCGAAAACCCGGAAGGGGCCGTGATCGTGGTGGCGGACAAAACCAGCACCACCGGGACGGCCATCATGGTCATGGACGGATGCCGGATTGCCGGCGCGAAAAATGTGTCGTTGGCGGCGAGTTTGCCGGAAACGGAGTGA
- a CDS encoding MotA/TolQ/ExbB proton channel family protein, with amino-acid sequence MMAWLQTCYGQLEDYFNAGGMVMLPLALVSLVMWLLIADRALFFARLHRKTMSAAEARAHVRENRMPDPHRFRGVVSLLVAEFLSRRSENHDLDRFILDEAVLKVSRSLNDYLAVLGVLASIAPLLGLLGTVTGMIATFDVLAVFGTGNAKAMAGGISEALITTQTGLLVAIPGLYMKGFLERRARNLRQRIGVVAYYLRRYL; translated from the coding sequence ATGATGGCGTGGCTTCAAACCTGTTACGGGCAGCTTGAGGACTATTTCAACGCCGGCGGCATGGTGATGCTGCCCTTGGCCCTGGTGAGCCTGGTGATGTGGCTGCTGATCGCGGACCGGGCGCTTTTTTTCGCGCGGTTGCACCGGAAAACCATGAGCGCGGCCGAAGCAAGAGCGCATGTGCGTGAAAACCGCATGCCGGATCCCCATCGGTTTCGCGGTGTCGTCTCCCTGCTCGTGGCCGAGTTTTTAAGCCGCCGAAGCGAAAACCACGATTTGGACCGGTTTATTCTCGATGAAGCCGTACTCAAGGTGAGCCGGTCCCTGAACGATTATCTGGCGGTTTTGGGGGTACTGGCTTCCATCGCGCCGCTGTTGGGATTGCTCGGTACCGTCACCGGCATGATCGCCACCTTTGATGTGCTGGCGGTTTTCGGCACGGGAAACGCCAAAGCCATGGCCGGGGGGATTTCCGAAGCGCTGATCACCACGCAGACCGGATTGCTCGTAGCGATTCCCGGGCTTTATATGAAAGGGTTTCTGGAGCGCCGCGCCCGGAATTTGCGGCAACGCATCGGCGTGGTGGCGTATTATTTGAGACGGTATCTTTGA
- a CDS encoding MotA/TolQ/ExbB proton channel family protein, which yields MKSKRIMMGIGLVVLLGFGAAHADDMRDQHMRAQQDKKALLEKAAAEKAAAEKAASAARERIANDRGELKRAISHLMAQNDKRAQTVAQLKAQHRQLLEKEKQLAAQSSETEATVRELVGVIRINAKDIGAMIDQNLQSALKPRRDAVLKAITEQSRFPAMEDIRAMVDMLINEIQTSGEVRLQQGAMVDRAGVPIEAQILSIGNFTAAYRTGEEVGFLNYSPAGQKLFALSRLPASRTQDQLVDYMDGHSEAVPMDISRGGALQQLTHALKFRELIPKGGPIVWPIFGILAIGVVIVMERVIFLFRRRFDADGLLHRIQGLVADGNWADCRKLCSDYERKPVARVVAAGLACRHMGRAEIENALQEAMLREIPLMERFLSTLEMLAAIAPLLGLLGTVTGMIGTFHVITQHGTGDPRLMSSGISEALVTTMLGLSVAIPIMLAHTLLNRAVEKHISQMEEKAVALVNIVHKSRDVA from the coding sequence ATGAAATCAAAACGAATCATGATGGGAATCGGGCTCGTGGTGTTGTTGGGTTTTGGCGCGGCACATGCCGATGACATGCGTGACCAACACATGCGGGCGCAGCAGGATAAAAAGGCGTTACTGGAAAAAGCGGCGGCTGAAAAGGCGGCCGCCGAAAAGGCCGCATCCGCCGCACGCGAGCGGATTGCCAATGATCGCGGCGAGTTGAAACGGGCCATATCGCATCTAATGGCTCAAAACGACAAACGCGCCCAAACCGTTGCGCAGCTTAAAGCGCAACATCGGCAACTGCTTGAAAAGGAGAAACAACTTGCCGCGCAGTCTTCCGAAACGGAGGCTACGGTGCGGGAACTGGTGGGCGTTATTCGCATCAACGCCAAGGACATCGGCGCGATGATCGATCAGAACCTGCAATCGGCCCTTAAACCGCGCCGGGATGCGGTTTTGAAAGCCATCACCGAGCAGTCCCGGTTTCCGGCCATGGAAGATATTCGCGCCATGGTGGACATGCTGATCAATGAAATTCAGACCTCCGGCGAGGTTCGTCTTCAACAGGGCGCCATGGTGGACCGCGCCGGCGTACCCATCGAGGCGCAGATTCTCTCCATCGGAAACTTTACGGCCGCATACCGCACCGGCGAGGAGGTAGGGTTTTTAAATTATTCCCCCGCCGGTCAAAAGCTCTTTGCCCTTTCCCGGCTGCCCGCGAGCCGAACACAAGACCAGTTGGTGGACTATATGGACGGTCACAGCGAGGCTGTGCCCATGGATATTTCACGCGGCGGCGCGTTGCAGCAGTTGACCCATGCGCTGAAGTTCCGGGAACTCATTCCCAAGGGCGGACCTATAGTGTGGCCGATTTTCGGCATTCTGGCCATTGGCGTGGTCATTGTGATGGAACGGGTGATTTTTTTATTTCGCAGGCGTTTTGATGCCGACGGGCTGCTGCACCGAATCCAAGGCCTGGTTGCCGACGGCAATTGGGCGGATTGCCGGAAGCTTTGTTCAGATTATGAACGCAAACCCGTTGCACGGGTGGTGGCGGCCGGCCTTGCCTGCCGTCACATGGGGCGAGCGGAGATAGAAAACGCGTTGCAAGAAGCGATGTTAAGGGAGATTCCCCTGATGGAGCGCTTCCTTTCCACCCTGGAAATGCTGGCCGCCATTGCGCCGCTGCTGGGGCTGCTCGGCACCGTGACCGGCATGATCGGCACCTTTCATGTGATCACGCAGCACGGCACCGGAGATCCGCGCCTGATGTCGAGCGGTATTTCCGAAGCCCTGGTGACGACCATGCTGGGGCTATCCGTGGCGATTCCCATCATGCTGGCCCACACCCTGCTCAACCGGGCGGTGGAAAAGCACATCAGCCAAATGGAGGAAAAGGCCGTGGCCCTGGTCAATATCGTCCATAAGAGCCGGGATGTTGCATGA
- a CDS encoding DUF3450 domain-containing protein encodes MYSRILVAVFMMAWVAGGTLPVLAQSNQVAEEIGKSVQQAVDTRQATQKEEEGWRSEKQALLAAYDRLQEEEKRLRITSEQLQAETVAAEVRIASMEKQLRDTEEISSRILPFLQELVNRLKKQVLSDMPFLVKERTQRIERLTELMTDPGVTVSEKYRKVMEALLVEAEYGNSVEVYQETLSVAGTSRLVNIFRLGRIGLFYQSLDRKECGAYDVAAAEWRPLADAFNRAVGTAIDIGAKRRPIELLTLPLGRMAQR; translated from the coding sequence GTGTATTCGAGAATTCTGGTTGCGGTGTTTATGATGGCTTGGGTGGCGGGGGGCACTTTACCGGTCTTGGCGCAATCAAATCAAGTCGCCGAAGAGATCGGAAAATCCGTTCAGCAGGCCGTCGACACCCGTCAGGCCACGCAAAAGGAGGAGGAAGGGTGGCGAAGCGAAAAGCAGGCACTACTGGCTGCCTATGACCGGTTGCAAGAGGAAGAGAAGCGGCTGCGGATTACGTCAGAACAATTGCAGGCGGAAACGGTCGCAGCCGAGGTGCGGATTGCGTCCATGGAAAAGCAACTTCGCGACACGGAAGAGATATCCAGCCGGATCCTGCCGTTTCTTCAGGAGCTGGTCAATCGCTTAAAGAAGCAGGTTTTGAGTGATATGCCCTTTTTGGTGAAAGAACGCACGCAGCGAATCGAGCGGCTGACGGAACTCATGACGGATCCGGGCGTGACGGTCAGCGAAAAGTACCGAAAGGTCATGGAGGCGCTGCTGGTGGAGGCCGAATACGGCAATAGCGTCGAGGTGTATCAAGAGACCCTGTCCGTGGCGGGGACCTCGCGTCTGGTCAATATCTTCCGTTTGGGAAGAATCGGTCTCTTCTACCAGAGTCTGGATCGAAAGGAATGCGGTGCTTACGATGTTGCGGCGGCCGAATGGCGCCCGCTCGCCGATGCGTTTAACCGCGCTGTCGGAACCGCTATTGACATCGGTGCCAAGCGGCGGCCGATCGAGTTGTTGACCTTGCCGTTGGGAAGGATGGCGCAGCGATGA